In one Micromonospora polyrhachis genomic region, the following are encoded:
- a CDS encoding SixA phosphatase family protein produces the protein MTERRIVLLRHAQAGQSPDLPDFDRPLTALGAADAAAAGQWLAEHHYRPDTVICSPAQRTRQTWHGVALGLTELAERPSRTSDPLASPNAPIVHYEATIYQHGAEELLDLLRALDPSRSVVLLIGHNPSISQLSYLLDPTHPISGGLGASDMAVHRVTGDWATVDPGEAPVTDRFTAHP, from the coding sequence ATGACCGAACGGCGCATCGTCCTACTCCGCCATGCCCAGGCCGGACAGTCACCGGACCTGCCGGACTTCGACCGGCCGCTCACCGCGCTCGGTGCCGCCGACGCGGCGGCCGCCGGCCAGTGGCTGGCCGAACACCATTACCGACCGGACACGGTGATCTGCTCACCGGCCCAACGCACCCGCCAGACCTGGCACGGTGTGGCACTGGGCCTGACGGAGCTGGCGGAGCGGCCGAGCAGGACCAGTGATCCGCTGGCATCCCCGAACGCACCGATCGTCCACTACGAGGCCACGATCTATCAGCACGGTGCCGAGGAGCTACTCGACCTGCTTCGCGCCCTGGATCCGTCGCGGAGCGTGGTGCTACTGATCGGGCACAACCCGAGCATCTCCCAGTTGTCGTACCTGTTGGATCCCACGCACCCGATCTCCGGGGGACTGGGTGCGAGTGACATGGCGGTGCACCGGGTGACCGGCGACTGGGCAACCGTCGACCCGGGCGAGGCACCGGTCACGGACCGGTTCACCGCGCACCCCTGA
- a CDS encoding DUF6458 family protein gives MGIGGSIFLIALGAIFAFAVEFELGWLDISVVGWVLMIAGVVGLIMTSWFWNRRRTVVTTPVAERRVVPTQDARVVEEYREVRRPGQPR, from the coding sequence GTGGGCATCGGTGGAAGCATCTTCCTTATCGCCCTGGGCGCGATCTTCGCGTTCGCGGTCGAGTTCGAGCTGGGCTGGCTCGACATCAGCGTCGTCGGCTGGGTGCTGATGATCGCTGGTGTGGTCGGTCTCATCATGACCAGCTGGTTCTGGAACCGGCGTCGCACCGTCGTCACCACCCCCGTGGCGGAACGCCGGGTCGTACCCACCCAGGACGCCCGGGTCGTCGAGGAGTACCGCGAGGTGCGCCGCCCCGGCCAGCCGCGTTGA
- the trhA gene encoding PAQR family membrane homeostasis protein TrhA codes for MTTSAPLRMKPVDIGKPRMRGWLHAYAFFVAAVCGIVLCSLAASRPGWAPLISCAIYSLTVCGLFGTSALYHRRVWSERGYQVMRRLDHSMIFVFIAGTYTPLCLLLLSDRSAAIMLSLVWGGALAGVALKLVWPHVPRWVSAPLYLALGWVAVAILPDILREGGVTALVLLIVGGAVYSVGAVFYALRRPNPWPTVFGHHEFFHACTLLAAICHHIAIYFALFA; via the coding sequence GTGACCACCTCGGCCCCGTTACGGATGAAGCCGGTCGACATCGGTAAGCCACGGATGCGCGGCTGGCTGCACGCCTACGCCTTCTTTGTCGCAGCCGTCTGCGGCATAGTGCTCTGCTCACTCGCCGCCAGTCGGCCCGGCTGGGCTCCGCTGATCAGTTGCGCCATCTACAGCCTCACCGTCTGCGGCCTGTTCGGCACCAGCGCCCTCTATCACCGACGGGTCTGGTCCGAGCGCGGCTATCAGGTGATGCGAAGACTCGACCATTCGATGATCTTCGTATTCATCGCCGGTACGTACACCCCGCTCTGCCTGTTGCTGCTCTCCGACCGGAGCGCAGCGATCATGCTCTCGCTGGTCTGGGGCGGTGCCCTGGCCGGAGTGGCGCTGAAACTCGTCTGGCCGCACGTACCACGCTGGGTCTCCGCGCCGCTCTATCTGGCTCTCGGCTGGGTGGCGGTCGCGATCCTGCCGGACATCCTGCGCGAGGGTGGTGTCACCGCGCTGGTCCTCTTGATCGTCGGCGGGGCGGTCTACAGCGTCGGTGCCGTCTTCTACGCGCTACGCCGACCCAACCCCTGGCCCACCGTCTTCGGCCACCACGAGTTCTTCCACGCCTGCACCCTGCTGGCCGCGATCTGCCACCACATCGCCATCTACTTCGCCCTCTTCGCCTGA
- a CDS encoding 3'-5' exonuclease, with protein MSHPWEPDRLLNVVDVEATCWRGPSPRDQTNEIIEIGLCVVDLVDRRRVARDRILVRPARSRVSAFCTELTGLTQAEVDAGVSFAEACRLLATRHQAGPRVWASWGDYDRLQFQRQCGATQVPYPFGARHVNAKAVFAQAYGLQRKMGMAGALRHVELPLEGRHHSGADDAWNIGALVLHTLAAGAWPGDPGAGAPAGDT; from the coding sequence GTGTCACATCCATGGGAGCCCGATCGGTTACTCAACGTCGTGGACGTCGAGGCGACCTGCTGGCGGGGTCCGTCCCCACGGGACCAGACCAACGAGATCATCGAGATCGGACTCTGCGTGGTCGATCTGGTCGACCGGCGGCGGGTGGCCCGTGACCGGATCCTGGTCCGGCCGGCACGGTCGCGGGTGAGTGCGTTCTGTACGGAACTCACCGGCCTCACCCAGGCCGAGGTCGACGCCGGCGTGAGTTTCGCGGAGGCGTGCAGACTCCTGGCGACGCGGCATCAGGCGGGTCCCCGGGTCTGGGCTAGTTGGGGCGACTACGACCGGCTGCAGTTCCAGCGCCAATGCGGGGCCACGCAGGTGCCGTACCCGTTCGGTGCCCGGCACGTCAACGCCAAGGCGGTGTTCGCGCAGGCGTACGGCCTCCAGCGGAAGATGGGGATGGCCGGGGCGCTTCGGCACGTCGAGCTTCCGTTGGAGGGCCGCCATCACAGCGGTGCCGACGATGCGTGGAACATCGGCGCGCTCGTGCTGCACACCCTGGCCGCCGGAGCCTGGCCGGGTGATCCTGGCGCCGGCGCGCCTGCCGGCGACACGTGA
- a CDS encoding 5-oxoprolinase subunit B family protein, which yields MRVRRVGEHGLLLDCVDAGQVETWRAELWRRRAAGELDAVEIVPAARTVLLDGVPDPAATATSIARWSPQPVIETTTGNSPEVAIPTAYDGADLPEIAAFWGTTVEAAVERLTSIEFRVAFCGFAPGFAYLTGLPEQWTVPRLATPRPKVPAGSVALAGAYAGIYPTASPGGWRLVGRTEVTLFDVHRDPPARLVPGARVRLVRAS from the coding sequence ATGCGGGTACGGCGGGTGGGAGAGCACGGACTCCTCCTCGACTGCGTCGACGCGGGCCAGGTCGAGACGTGGCGAGCCGAACTCTGGCGACGACGCGCGGCCGGCGAACTCGACGCCGTCGAGATCGTCCCGGCGGCGCGAACGGTGCTGCTCGACGGGGTGCCCGATCCCGCCGCGACAGCGACGTCGATCGCCCGCTGGTCGCCGCAACCGGTCATCGAGACCACCACCGGGAACAGTCCCGAGGTGGCCATCCCCACCGCGTACGACGGGGCGGACCTGCCCGAGATAGCGGCATTCTGGGGCACTACCGTCGAGGCGGCGGTCGAGCGGCTGACCAGCATCGAGTTCCGGGTGGCGTTCTGCGGCTTCGCCCCCGGCTTCGCCTACCTGACCGGCCTGCCCGAACAGTGGACAGTGCCCCGACTGGCCACCCCCCGACCGAAGGTGCCGGCCGGCTCGGTCGCGCTCGCCGGGGCGTACGCCGGGATCTATCCCACCGCCTCGCCCGGCGGTTGGCGACTGGTCGGTCGGACCGAGGTCACGCTCTTCGACGTACACCGTGACCCGCCGGCGCGGCTCGTCCCCGGCGCTCGGGTCCGGCTGGTGCGGGCATCGTGA
- a CDS encoding 5-oxoprolinase subunit C family protein, whose translation MVIEVVRAGALTTVQDLGRPGYAHLGVPRSGALDAPALRLANRLVGNPEECAGLETTVTGCAIRLVDAGTVAVTGVDAPVRAAGRPADPGRPLAIPAGGLVEVGPARTGVRSYLAVAGGIAVEPVLGSRATDTLSGLGPAPLRDGDTLPTGPVTSAPAPVDFVPWPAPSTMVDLPIRLGPRDDWFTDEAIARLLGTTYTVTPVSNRVGARLAGVALPRAKVGELPSEGIVLGAVQVPADGQPLIFLADHPTTGGYPVIGVVADVARLAQARPGTTVRFHGPQR comes from the coding sequence ATCGTGATCGAGGTCGTTCGGGCCGGTGCCCTAACCACCGTCCAGGACCTGGGCCGACCAGGCTACGCGCACCTCGGCGTACCCCGCTCCGGCGCGCTGGACGCCCCGGCGTTACGGCTGGCCAACCGGCTGGTCGGCAACCCGGAAGAGTGTGCCGGGCTGGAAACCACGGTGACCGGCTGTGCGATCCGACTGGTCGACGCCGGGACGGTCGCGGTGACCGGAGTCGACGCGCCGGTACGGGCCGCCGGGCGGCCAGCCGATCCTGGGCGGCCGTTGGCCATACCGGCGGGTGGGCTGGTAGAGGTCGGACCAGCTCGGACCGGGGTGCGCTCCTATCTGGCCGTCGCCGGAGGCATCGCCGTCGAGCCGGTGCTCGGCAGCCGCGCCACCGACACCCTCTCCGGGCTCGGCCCGGCACCGCTGCGCGACGGCGACACCCTGCCGACCGGCCCGGTCACCAGCGCCCCCGCCCCGGTCGACTTCGTGCCGTGGCCGGCCCCGTCCACCATGGTCGACCTGCCGATCCGCCTCGGCCCCCGGGACGACTGGTTCACCGACGAGGCCATCGCCCGACTGCTCGGTACGACGTACACGGTCACTCCGGTGAGCAACCGGGTTGGTGCGCGACTGGCCGGTGTGGCCCTGCCCCGCGCGAAGGTCGGCGAGTTGCCCAGCGAAGGGATCGTGCTCGGGGCGGTACAGGTGCCCGCCGACGGGCAGCCGCTGATCTTCCTCGCCGACCATCCGACCACCGGTGGCTATCCGGTGATCGGTGTGGTCGCCGACGTGGCGCGGCTGGCCCAGGCCCGCCCGGGTACTACCGTGCGATTTCATGGACCTCAACGCTGA
- a CDS encoding LamB/YcsF family protein: MDLNADLGEGFGIWRLGDDEALLDLITSANVACGFHAGDASTMRRICAAAAERGVAVGAQVGYRDLAGFGRRRIEYAFDELRDEIVYQIGALDAFCRLAGTSVRYVKPHGALYNTAARDESQAAAVVAAVAGYHPGLPVLCPPGSVLAQLATGAGLRAVAEGFADRGYQSNGALVPRTAPGALVTDPDQAADRAVLMAVEQRVVAVDGTPVPAPVESICLHGDTPGAVTAAGRVRAALSRAGVELASFAG; this comes from the coding sequence ATGGACCTCAACGCTGACCTCGGTGAAGGCTTCGGCATCTGGCGGCTCGGTGACGACGAGGCACTGCTCGACCTGATCACCTCGGCCAACGTCGCCTGCGGCTTCCACGCCGGAGACGCCAGCACCATGCGCCGGATCTGCGCGGCGGCCGCCGAACGCGGGGTCGCCGTCGGAGCCCAGGTCGGCTACCGCGACCTGGCCGGCTTCGGCCGGCGGCGGATCGAGTACGCCTTCGACGAACTGCGCGACGAGATCGTCTACCAGATCGGTGCGTTGGACGCCTTTTGCCGGCTCGCCGGAACCTCGGTGCGGTACGTCAAACCACACGGCGCGCTCTACAACACCGCTGCCCGGGACGAGTCCCAGGCGGCGGCGGTGGTGGCCGCGGTGGCCGGCTACCACCCGGGGCTGCCGGTGCTCTGTCCGCCCGGATCGGTGCTCGCCCAACTGGCCACCGGGGCCGGACTGCGGGCCGTCGCCGAGGGATTCGCCGACCGGGGCTACCAGTCCAACGGCGCGCTGGTGCCACGTACCGCCCCCGGTGCGTTGGTCACCGATCCGGACCAGGCAGCCGACCGGGCGGTGCTGATGGCCGTCGAGCAGCGCGTCGTGGCGGTGGACGGCACCCCCGTACCCGCCCCGGTGGAGTCGATCTGCCTACACGGCGACACCCCGGGCGCGGTGACGGCCGCCGGGCGAGTCCGCGCCGCTCTCAGCCGTGCCGGGGTGGAACTCGCCTCGTTCGCGGGCTAG
- a CDS encoding NHL domain-containing thioredoxin family protein codes for MDASPRVRAPEFQGRAWLNTGGQDLKLADLRGRFVILDFWTFCCVNCLHVLDELRPLEEKYGDVLVVIGVHSPKFEHERDPDAVVAAVERYGVAHPVLDDPELKTWQQYAARAWPTLSVIDPEGYVVATMAGEGHAEGIGRLLDELIEVHEAKGTLHRGVGPYVPPAEPATSLRFPGKAVALDGGNLLVSDSARHSLVELAPDGETVRRRIGSGERGRANGAADQASFSEPQGMCRLPEHVAGIAGYDLVVADTVNHLLRGVSLATGEVTTVAGTGRQWRSTVDDHAHDALSIDLSSPWDLAWYDDKVVIAMAGIHQLWWFDPVKRTVGIYAGTTVEALRDGPLPDVWMAQPSGLSVSPDGSRLWIADSETSALRYVEDGAMHTAVGQGLFDFGHVDGPADQALFQHPLGVCALPDGSVLVADTYNGAVRRYDPEADVVATVADGLAEPSDVVLAADGVVLVVESAAHRLSRLAPGALSAIGATTVNGDRHRAERPPTDLAPGEVTLDIVFTPPPGQKLDETFGPSTRLEVSASPPELLLDGVGVTTELSRRLVVNPEVTSGVLQVTAQAATCDADEEHAACHLTRQDWGVPVRLTPDGPNRLPLILRGLDT; via the coding sequence GGCGACGTACTCGTCGTCATCGGCGTGCACTCGCCAAAGTTCGAGCACGAACGAGACCCGGATGCCGTAGTCGCCGCCGTCGAGCGGTACGGCGTCGCGCACCCGGTGCTGGACGATCCGGAACTGAAGACCTGGCAGCAGTACGCGGCCCGGGCCTGGCCGACCCTGTCCGTGATCGACCCGGAGGGCTACGTCGTCGCCACGATGGCCGGTGAGGGCCACGCGGAGGGGATCGGTCGACTCCTCGACGAGCTGATCGAGGTGCACGAGGCCAAGGGCACCCTGCACCGGGGGGTCGGGCCGTACGTCCCGCCGGCCGAACCGGCGACCAGCCTGCGCTTTCCCGGCAAGGCCGTGGCGCTCGACGGCGGAAACCTGCTGGTCTCCGACTCGGCCCGACACTCGCTGGTCGAGCTGGCCCCCGACGGGGAGACCGTGCGGCGGCGGATCGGCTCCGGCGAGCGCGGTCGGGCCAACGGTGCGGCCGACCAGGCGAGCTTCTCCGAGCCGCAGGGGATGTGCCGGCTGCCTGAGCACGTCGCCGGGATCGCCGGCTACGACTTGGTCGTCGCAGACACCGTCAACCACCTGCTGCGCGGGGTCAGCCTGGCGACCGGCGAGGTGACCACGGTCGCCGGCACCGGCCGCCAGTGGCGCTCGACGGTCGACGACCACGCACACGACGCGCTCTCCATCGACCTCTCCTCCCCCTGGGACCTCGCCTGGTACGACGACAAGGTCGTCATCGCGATGGCCGGTATCCACCAGCTCTGGTGGTTCGATCCGGTAAAGCGGACAGTCGGGATCTACGCCGGCACCACGGTCGAGGCGCTACGCGACGGGCCACTGCCCGACGTATGGATGGCCCAGCCGTCCGGGCTGTCCGTCTCACCGGATGGCTCCCGCCTGTGGATCGCAGACAGCGAGACCAGCGCCCTGCGGTACGTCGAGGACGGTGCGATGCACACGGCGGTGGGGCAGGGCCTGTTCGACTTCGGTCACGTCGACGGTCCCGCCGACCAGGCGTTGTTCCAGCATCCGCTGGGGGTGTGCGCGCTGCCGGACGGCTCGGTTCTGGTGGCCGACACGTACAACGGGGCGGTCCGCCGCTACGACCCGGAGGCCGACGTCGTCGCCACCGTGGCCGATGGCCTGGCCGAGCCGAGCGACGTCGTGCTGGCCGCTGACGGCGTGGTGCTGGTGGTCGAGTCGGCAGCACATCGATTGTCCCGGCTGGCGCCGGGTGCGCTCTCCGCCATCGGCGCGACGACGGTCAACGGCGACCGGCACCGGGCGGAACGCCCACCGACCGACCTCGCCCCCGGCGAGGTGACCCTGGACATCGTCTTCACTCCGCCGCCCGGCCAGAAACTGGACGAGACGTTCGGGCCGTCGACCCGGCTTGAGGTGTCGGCGTCCCCACCGGAGCTGCTGCTCGACGGCGTCGGGGTCACCACCGAGCTGTCCCGCCGGCTGGTCGTCAATCCCGAGGTGACCAGCGGTGTGCTCCAGGTGACCGCCCAGGCGGCGACCTGTGACGCCGACGAGGAGCATGCGGCCTGTCACCTCACCCGGCAGGACTGGGGAGTGCCGGTACGTCTCACGCCCGACGGCCCGAACCGCCTCCCGCTGATCCTGCGCGGCCTCGACACCTGA